The window taattatatataattttttttattgaattgaattgaattaatttattttattaaaatacaaaaaaacaaatttatgtgGGTGGGCAGCTAAGACCCTCTCCAACCGGCCGGACAAACCCAAACACGTAAACCCAAATTTTGCTCAAATCGGCCGGCAAACTCAAACCTAAAATGGGAATGGACACtctctcttaaaaaaaaataataattgcaGTATtcatttatacattttttttttttttttttttttttttttttttttttttttttgccattTTTCAATAATGACctttacactttttttttttaataacttttaatttctatacatataaattaattctttaatttatatttttttacttttaagatataaaattataatattttttaaatgtataattaaattattaaatttattatatgcGTACGTGtatcaagtatttttttattaataatgtttgtttatttaaatgtattattaaattattttgttgtttatgaattattgatatatatacttaattttattttaatattattaaatgaataagaaaaaattgaggttaaatatataaagttaataaatatatagataatattaataaggttaaaaagttagtgtaagaaaagaatattctaaaaatattttttttgggtttagaaatgagtttttgggttggagatgatttagtgtttgatgtgacgtttactgcattttaggtttgagaatgagtttagAGTTGGAAATGGTCTAATATATTAGATGCTTATAtgtttaatcatatatttaattctcatttaaaacattttaaattaaaatatattatttactttaaataaaaaacttacttataaaatgaatatatatacatataaataactTCAcctcaatttaataatttttttataagaattgagaataaactttaattagttaaattgttctaataacttaatattataataatagctACACGTTGCAATTGTATTCTTACCAAGTTCTCGTgaccaattaattttattaaataacccCAAGTCCtcgaacaaataaatatttaatcaaacccttttttctcatttaaattcattaatttaatctaatttccCCCAATATAAAACACACACAAATCTGCACAAATTTACACACTCCTGCTCTGTTTCTTCTCGTCCGCCGGCATGGCCAAAGATATTTTCCGGCGACTTATAAATTCCATTATCATcttattctctttctttctctcgcCGGAATCAATCCAAGGTTGGCGTCCATCGCCACACCAGATCGCAAATGCCACCGCTCCCAACGACATCGGCGTTTCCAAAAAGTACGAAGGCTCGTCGGACTTCGTCCACCTCAAATACCACATGGGTCCCGTCTTAACGGAAAATATAACCGTCCACATCATCTGGTACGGCACGTGGCAAGAAACCCAGAAACGGATCATTCGCGATTTCATCCGGTCCATTTCCGCCGACATAGTCAAATCACCGTCGGTTTCCGGCTGGTGGCGGACTATCCAGCTCTATACTGACCAGACCGGGTTCAACATTTCGAGAAACGTCCGGCTTGGAGAGGAGAAAACCGACCGGTTTTATTCTCACGGCAAGTCGCTTAGCCGTCTTTTGGTTCAGTCCGTTATCAAAACCGCTATTTTATCTCCCACGCGCCCCCTTTCAATTGATACTAAAGGTGGGGTCTATCTTGTTTTGACTTCTGATGACGTGTACGTTCAGGATTTTTGTGAAAACATATGTGGATTCCATTATTTCACTTTTCCTTCTATCGTGGGATTCACGCTCCCTTTTGCGTGGGTGGGGAACTCTGCCAAGCTCTGTCCAGGTATATTAATAAGACTATTATTTTGTcactatttaaataataattataaaaactaaaatttgtaGTGATTTTTGTTAACATTGTTataaaactgatttttttttattatgatgtatgttatatgataaattttttttattttgcatataaattgtttttttatgataaaatgccTATATATTACTAGTGTGAAgttgtatattatttatttatttgggtatatttattttaagtaattatatttattttaagtaacgatatatatatacaacatcGCACTTTCATACTATCTCATtgggaaagaaagagaaaatatatcttagaaaaattaaaaaaatacaaaagagcGAAAAATATTTCTTGCTAAACGAGGTAAGTGTTGTATAAGGGTGTTGTATATATCAATGTACCATtactaatttgttttttataatatatatgaccaTCTATGTTAcagtgtaatttttttttgtactttattttatatttaaagattattttggaATCATGTGAAGGTTCATTTTATTTggtacatatatattatttttaaaattataatttaaatttaattttttgaaaaaaataacaa is drawn from Impatiens glandulifera chromosome 3, dImpGla2.1, whole genome shotgun sequence and contains these coding sequences:
- the LOC124931721 gene encoding protein EXORDIUM-like 3, which translates into the protein MAKDIFRRLINSIIILFSFFLSPESIQGWRPSPHQIANATAPNDIGVSKKYEGSSDFVHLKYHMGPVLTENITVHIIWYGTWQETQKRIIRDFIRSISADIVKSPSVSGWWRTIQLYTDQTGFNISRNVRLGEEKTDRFYSHGKSLSRLLVQSVIKTAILSPTRPLSIDTKGGVYLVLTSDDVYVQDFCENICGFHYFTFPSIVGFTLPFAWVGNSAKLCPGFCAYPFAVSNYMPSRKPLTSPNNDIGVDGMISVIGHEMAEMATNPLANAWYAGEEPAFPVEIADLCEGIYGTGGGGSYTGQMLDGDDGATFNVNGIIGRRFLVQWVWNHIFNYCTGPNALD